A window from Thioclava sp. GXIMD2076 encodes these proteins:
- a CDS encoding uracil-xanthine permease family protein — MSYFPRWRLTTSDTVMPDERLPMRAAVPMGIQHLVAMSGSTILGPLLMGFDPNLAILFSGIGTLIFFLCTAGRVPSYLGSSFSFIAVVIAITGYAGTGPNADIGAALGGIIACGALYALIGLVVMAAGTGWVEKLMPPAVTGAIGAAIGLNLAPVGVKGIEGGGLHTTIALLTLLAVALVSVYAPVALRRVSILIGIAAGYVAVLVLGNGMGLMPAIDFTQLSAAPWLGMPAFQTPRFETGAMVLIAPVALILVAENLGHIKAIGAMTGQDMDRYVGRGFLGDGLATMVSGAGGGTGVTTYVENMGVMAVTRVFSTLTFIIAACVAILLGFSPKFGALLQTIPAPVLGGLSVAVFGLIAAAMLRLFVDNKVDFSKPRNLFTVGVTLVFGSGDFSLSFGNFAIGGIGTATLAALVLYQILGLCERKTQG, encoded by the coding sequence ATGTCTTATTTTCCCAGATGGAGGCTGACCACCTCTGACACGGTCATGCCCGATGAGCGCCTGCCGATGCGCGCCGCCGTGCCGATGGGTATCCAGCATCTGGTGGCCATGTCGGGCTCGACCATTCTGGGGCCGCTCCTGATGGGGTTCGACCCGAACCTCGCGATCCTGTTCTCGGGCATAGGCACGCTGATCTTCTTCCTCTGCACAGCGGGGCGTGTGCCCTCCTATCTGGGGTCGAGCTTTTCCTTCATCGCCGTGGTGATCGCGATCACCGGCTATGCGGGCACGGGCCCCAATGCCGATATCGGTGCGGCTCTGGGGGGCATCATCGCCTGCGGCGCGCTTTACGCGCTGATCGGCTTGGTCGTCATGGCCGCGGGCACCGGATGGGTCGAGAAACTCATGCCGCCTGCGGTGACAGGGGCGATCGGCGCAGCCATCGGGCTGAACCTCGCGCCTGTGGGCGTCAAAGGCATCGAGGGCGGGGGGCTGCATACCACCATCGCACTCCTTACGCTGTTGGCGGTGGCGCTGGTTTCGGTCTATGCGCCGGTCGCACTGCGCCGCGTCTCGATCCTGATCGGCATCGCGGCGGGCTATGTCGCGGTGCTGGTCCTGGGCAATGGCATGGGCCTGATGCCCGCGATCGATTTCACGCAACTCTCCGCCGCCCCGTGGTTGGGGATGCCCGCCTTCCAGACGCCGCGTTTTGAAACCGGTGCGATGGTGCTGATCGCGCCTGTGGCCCTGATCCTCGTGGCCGAGAATCTGGGCCATATCAAAGCTATCGGCGCGATGACCGGTCAGGATATGGACCGCTATGTGGGTCGCGGGTTCCTGGGCGACGGTCTGGCCACGATGGTCTCGGGCGCGGGCGGCGGCACGGGCGTGACCACATATGTCGAGAATATGGGCGTGATGGCCGTGACCCGCGTATTCTCCACGCTGACCTTCATCATCGCGGCTTGTGTGGCGATTCTTCTGGGCTTCTCGCCAAAATTCGGCGCGCTCTTGCAAACTATTCCAGCCCCCGTGCTGGGCGGGTTGTCGGTGGCGGTCTTCGGACTGATCGCGGCAGCGATGCTGCGGCTCTTCGTTGACAACAAGGTCGATTTCTCCAAGCCCCGCAACCTCTTTACCGTCGGTGTGACGCTGGTCTTCGGCTCGGGGGATTTCTCGCTGAGCTTCGGCAATTTTGCCATCGGCGGTATCGGCACCGCAACGCTGGCCGCGCTTGTGCTCTACCAGATCCTCGGGCTGTGCGAGCGCAAGACGCAAGGCTGA
- a CDS encoding isochorismatase family protein, producing MSQDQTYTAAGFGNPVPRGTKPAVVVVDFSYGFTDLQYPTASDAASQMAATKRLCDVARAKGFPVIFTTIAYHKGELDKLPWLKKAQGMAALIEGSRLVEIDAATGIRPEDAIVTKKGASSFFGSTLAALLAGAGVDTVIVCGATTSGCVRATVVDSVQSGFNTLVAADACADRAQGPHDANLFDMGQKYADVTHSDELIGWIGQLEAAL from the coding sequence ATGTCCCAAGACCAGACCTATACCGCTGCAGGCTTCGGCAATCCGGTGCCGCGCGGCACGAAGCCTGCTGTGGTCGTCGTCGATTTCTCCTATGGTTTCACCGACCTGCAATATCCCACGGCCTCGGATGCCGCCTCCCAGATGGCCGCAACCAAGCGGCTCTGCGATGTAGCCCGCGCCAAGGGCTTTCCGGTGATCTTCACGACCATCGCCTATCACAAGGGGGAGCTGGACAAGCTGCCATGGCTGAAAAAGGCGCAAGGCATGGCCGCGCTCATTGAGGGCTCGCGCCTCGTCGAGATCGATGCCGCCACCGGCATCCGGCCCGAAGATGCGATCGTTACCAAGAAAGGCGCCTCCTCCTTCTTCGGCTCCACGCTGGCAGCACTTCTGGCGGGCGCGGGTGTCGATACGGTCATCGTCTGTGGCGCGACCACCTCCGGTTGCGTGCGCGCGACTGTGGTGGATTCGGTGCAATCGGGTTTCAATACGCTGGTGGCCGCCGATGCCTGCGCCGACCGCGCGCAAGGCCCGCATGACGCGAACCTCTTCGACATGGGCCAGAAATACGCCGATGTGACCCATTCCGACGAGCTGATCGGCTGGATCGGCCAATTGGAGGCTGCCCTCTGA
- a CDS encoding leucyl aminopeptidase: MDHQSFTEICLHQLKMSGVQSDERLIVLTQGNERLDYADAFMAAGRILGAKMYHMRLPAPPVVGNWAVGQTGLAAMPEAVEALKNCDMLIDCIFLLFSPEQFAIQAAGTRILTAVEPPELLARMLPTQEIREKVTIAGEMVDKAKVMRITSPHGTDVTYKLNTYPAVTEYACTDEPGRWDHWPSGFVFTGGDDDGVDGTIVVAPGDILLPQNVYVREPITYTIEKGWITDIRGGLDAELVKSYMSDFNDPRGMGMSHVGWGMNPNAKWHNLQPGAFPGGMGMEPRAFYGNVMFSTGPNNELGGPNDTACHLDIPMRGCSLFLDDEPVVIDGDIVVKEIAMERN; the protein is encoded by the coding sequence ATGGACCATCAGAGCTTTACCGAAATCTGCCTCCACCAGCTGAAAATGTCGGGCGTGCAATCCGACGAGCGGCTGATCGTGCTGACCCAGGGCAATGAACGCCTAGATTATGCCGATGCCTTCATGGCCGCTGGCCGTATCCTTGGCGCGAAGATGTATCACATGCGCCTGCCCGCGCCGCCCGTTGTGGGCAATTGGGCAGTGGGCCAGACCGGTCTTGCGGCGATGCCCGAGGCGGTCGAGGCGCTCAAGAACTGCGATATGCTGATCGACTGCATCTTCCTGCTGTTCTCGCCCGAGCAATTCGCCATTCAGGCCGCGGGCACCCGAATCCTTACGGCGGTCGAGCCGCCCGAGCTGCTGGCGCGCATGCTACCCACGCAGGAGATCCGCGAGAAAGTCACTATTGCCGGTGAAATGGTCGATAAAGCCAAAGTCATGCGCATCACCTCCCCGCATGGCACCGATGTGACCTATAAGCTCAATACCTATCCGGCGGTCACCGAATATGCCTGCACCGATGAGCCGGGTCGCTGGGACCACTGGCCCTCGGGCTTTGTGTTCACGGGGGGCGATGATGATGGCGTCGACGGCACCATTGTCGTGGCACCGGGCGATATCCTCCTGCCGCAGAATGTCTATGTGCGCGAACCGATCACCTATACGATCGAGAAGGGCTGGATCACCGATATCCGTGGCGGTCTCGATGCCGAGCTGGTTAAATCCTATATGAGCGATTTCAACGACCCGCGCGGCATGGGCATGAGCCATGTCGGCTGGGGGATGAACCCCAATGCCAAATGGCACAACCTCCAGCCCGGTGCTTTCCCGGGCGGGATGGGCATGGAGCCGCGCGCCTTCTATGGCAATGTCATGTTCTCGACCGGCCCGAATAACGAACTGGGCGGGCCCAATGACACGGCCTGCCATCTGGATATCCCGATGCGCGGCTGTTCCTTGTTCCTTGATGACGAGCCTGTGGTGATTGACGGCGATATCGTCGTCAAAGAGATCGCGATGGAGCGCAACTGA
- a CDS encoding alpha/beta hydrolase, which produces MGFGYNIHANGIRQHLIRHDGPAGAKQLLLVPGITSPAITWDFVAERLAGKYEVHVLDVRGRGLSETGDLDYTLDAMAKDAIAVAKTMNDPIIMGHSMGARVAIRANAIDPQAFSGFLLIDPPMSGPMRRAYPSKWPWYGDSIVMAAKGCSAEDMRAYCATWTDEQLALRAEWLHTCNWGAIRQAFDGFHTDDIHQDIPKITKPARLVIAGGASVVDAADQAEVADLNPAIEQRIVPDAGHMIPWDSLDGFLDAVMDFNA; this is translated from the coding sequence ATGGGCTTTGGCTATAACATCCACGCGAATGGCATCCGCCAGCACCTGATCCGCCATGATGGGCCTGCGGGCGCGAAACAGCTGCTTCTGGTGCCGGGGATCACCTCTCCCGCGATCACCTGGGATTTCGTGGCCGAACGTCTGGCCGGGAAATACGAGGTGCATGTGCTCGATGTGCGCGGTCGCGGCCTCTCGGAGACCGGCGATCTGGATTACACGCTTGATGCGATGGCCAAGGATGCGATTGCGGTAGCCAAGACCATGAATGACCCGATCATCATGGGCCATTCGATGGGGGCCCGTGTGGCGATCCGCGCCAATGCCATTGACCCGCAGGCGTTTTCGGGCTTCCTGCTGATCGATCCGCCGATGTCCGGCCCGATGCGCCGCGCCTATCCCTCGAAATGGCCGTGGTATGGCGACAGCATCGTAATGGCGGCCAAGGGCTGTTCGGCCGAGGATATGCGCGCCTACTGCGCGACATGGACCGACGAGCAGCTGGCCCTGCGTGCCGAGTGGCTGCATACCTGCAACTGGGGCGCGATCCGTCAGGCCTTCGACGGCTTCCACACCGATGACATCCATCAGGACATCCCCAAAATCACCAAACCCGCGCGTCTGGTGATTGCCGGCGGCGCGAGTGTGGTGGATGCGGCCGATCAGGCCGAGGTGGCAGATCTGAACCCCGCCATCGAACAACGCATCGTGCCCGATGCCGGCCATATGATCCCGTGGGACAGCCTCGACGGCTTCCTCGACGCGGTCATGGATTTCAACGCCTAA
- a CDS encoding TetR/AcrR family transcriptional regulator, translating to MPQPPRRRGRPKAGPPEMGGGAGLRGNILDQAELAFAAQGYAGTGLREIAQRAGVDQALLRYYFGSKQDLFDAVFTRRGGVLSHRRIALLEACLAQGPTVETLVEAYLQPQWDMKHSGPNGQAFLQLQARIHAEPEAHALELRREVYDPSLKRYIAALSACLPDLPRSVLATRMAFLVGAYLFILNDLGRLSDLIEDGGARTDDSHTLRALVSFLSAGLRAPVN from the coding sequence ATGCCCCAGCCGCCCCGCAGGAGAGGACGCCCGAAGGCCGGCCCGCCGGAGATGGGCGGTGGCGCGGGGCTGCGCGGGAACATCCTCGATCAGGCCGAACTGGCCTTTGCGGCGCAGGGATATGCAGGCACCGGACTGCGCGAGATCGCGCAGCGGGCCGGTGTGGATCAGGCGCTCCTGCGCTATTATTTCGGCTCGAAACAGGATCTGTTCGATGCGGTCTTCACCCGTCGTGGAGGTGTGCTTTCGCACCGCCGCATAGCGCTGCTGGAGGCCTGTCTTGCGCAGGGCCCGACCGTCGAGACCCTTGTCGAGGCCTATCTGCAACCGCAATGGGATATGAAGCATAGCGGCCCGAACGGTCAGGCCTTTCTCCAACTGCAGGCCCGCATCCATGCCGAGCCCGAAGCCCATGCGCTGGAATTGCGTCGCGAGGTCTATGACCCGTCGCTCAAACGCTATATCGCCGCACTCTCTGCCTGCCTGCCCGATCTGCCGCGTAGCGTTCTGGCAACCCGCATGGCCTTTCTGGTGGGCGCCTATCTCTTTATCCTCAACGATCTGGGCCGACTCAGCGATCTGATCGAGGATGGTGGCGCACGAACGGATGATAGCCACACGCTGCGCGCGCTCGTGTCCTTCCTCTCCGCCGGCCTGAGGGCGCCCGTTAATTAG
- a CDS encoding MarR family transcriptional regulator, translating to MPPLEEDQDYKLDEQVGFALRKAYQRHMTIFSEHNPGGLTSMQFSTLYRLAMEPGPVSQNALGRLVAMDAATTKGVVTRLQARGLIKSEKDQVDKRRYNLSTTEEGRALLQQTLPVMKQITADTLAPLNAAESAMLLNLLSRIS from the coding sequence ATGCCCCCACTCGAAGAAGACCAAGACTACAAGCTGGACGAGCAGGTGGGCTTCGCGCTACGCAAAGCCTATCAACGCCATATGACGATCTTCTCCGAGCACAATCCGGGCGGGCTGACCTCCATGCAGTTCTCCACGCTCTACCGTCTGGCGATGGAACCGGGACCGGTCTCGCAGAACGCGCTGGGACGTCTTGTGGCGATGGATGCCGCCACAACCAAAGGCGTTGTCACGCGGTTGCAGGCACGCGGCCTGATCAAAAGCGAAAAGGATCAGGTCGACAAGCGGCGCTACAATCTGAGCACAACCGAAGAGGGGCGCGCATTGCTGCAACAGACCCTGCCGGTCATGAAACAGATCACCGCCGATACGCTGGCGCCGCTCAACGCCGCCGAATCCGCGATGCTCTTGAACCTTCTGTCGCGGATCAGCTGA
- a CDS encoding (2Fe-2S)-binding protein, with product MSTAQSTLTRFRLNGAPVSIEAGPKDLLLDVLRDVFRLRGPKYGCGRAQCGACSVLVDGKIARACVLRAARVDGAEVTTLEGLAEGDRLHPVQQAFVEKQGAQCGYCLNGMVMTACALLAQEPAPDRARIREALRDNICRCGTHQEIIESVEQAARLMADAREVSHG from the coding sequence ATGTCTACCGCACAGTCCACACTCACGCGGTTCCGTCTCAACGGAGCGCCCGTCAGTATCGAAGCCGGTCCGAAGGATCTGCTTCTGGACGTGTTACGCGATGTCTTCCGGCTTCGCGGGCCGAAATATGGCTGTGGTCGTGCGCAATGCGGGGCCTGTTCGGTGCTGGTCGATGGCAAGATCGCGCGGGCCTGTGTGTTGCGGGCGGCACGGGTGGACGGGGCCGAGGTGACCACGCTCGAAGGGTTGGCCGAGGGTGACCGGCTGCATCCGGTCCAGCAGGCTTTCGTGGAAAAACAGGGCGCCCAATGCGGCTATTGCCTGAACGGGATGGTGATGACGGCTTGTGCGCTTCTGGCGCAGGAGCCCGCACCTGACCGTGCCCGCATCCGCGAGGCGCTGCGCGATAATATCTGCCGCTGCGGGACCCATCAGGAAATCATCGAGTCGGTCGAGCAGGCCGCGCGGCTGATGGCCGACGCGCGGGAGGTGTCCCATGGCTGA
- a CDS encoding molybdopterin cofactor-binding domain-containing protein, whose protein sequence is MAEDMALLDVQTQGIGQISVFEDRAEGRITHVMITADGHACGFNGHVDLGTGIETALAQIMAEELDLSMSQVRIVLGDTATTPNQGPTIASETIQVAAWPLRRAAAQLRQFLAGEGARQLNAPVAEVVTRDGAVIWGDRSISYARIVAGRDTVMRLDPEIPVKAPSEYRLVGQPVRRRDLPQKVRGDFTYIQDFKLAGMVHGHVIRPPYAGRDSGEFVGRSLISYDEAAIAGHAGFIAVVRQGDFLAVVAETAPQAKDLAEALPVRWRAPPVGPQTGDLASALKEAPSTPRRLDESGDFSKGLAESDRSFSRRYVWPYHLHGSMGPSCAVADWNDGKPIIWSGTQNPHMLQGDLGVLTGLDPATIEIRRLQAAGCYGRNCADDVCGDALLLARALGRPVRVQLTRAQEHMWEPRGAAQLMEVEGGLKAGSLHAYALDTWYPSNRGPNLSLLLTGMITPEPRPSDMGDRTIIPPYEVPNKRITVHDMAPLVRAAWMRGVSALPNTFAHESFMDEMAYEAGEDPVAFRLRHLEDPRARSLIQRTAEEAGWEPKQGPQLRREGRMAYGRGFAYAAYVHGTFPGTAAASAVWVCDVAVDVVTGEVTLSRVLVGQDQGLVINPEGVKAQIHGNVMQTTSRVLQEEVSFEAIAPVPQSWANYPMQSFDKLPEVRSVLIERPEDPALGVGESAAVPAAAAIANAIFDATGLRLREAPFTPDRVRAGLEALPQGQRELLGLAAPAARPQPPVRRFAKIGATLAASVAGVMTLGAVAMPMARAIPPQAAPPASSFSEDLIAQGAQVFAAGDCAVCHTAEGGLPNTGGRAMETPFGTVYTTNLTPDPETGLGNWSFAAFDRAMRKGISREGHNLYPAFPYTAFAKITPDDMFALYAYLQTLPAQKAEVPKAQMLAPVNLRPVNAVWNALYLDPAPFKADPAQSADWNRGKYLVEGAGHCSACHSPRDLLGGEAKGTKALSGAEVDGWYAPPLAGANRGWDEASLYAYLRGGHAAGLASASGPMGEVVESLTALPDTDIKAMATYLADIAGPARPAPDMKAQLAPEMAAGPSAVLFRSACASCHTPGLEGGLTAAQVDLSHSMAIRAPSRKPLETVIHGGIEAPLSLPLRDMPAFGGELSTEQITGLADYLRARFAPNLAPWTP, encoded by the coding sequence ATGGCTGAGGATATGGCACTGCTGGACGTGCAGACACAGGGCATCGGCCAGATCTCGGTCTTCGAGGATCGCGCCGAGGGCCGGATCACTCATGTCATGATCACCGCCGATGGCCATGCCTGCGGGTTCAACGGCCATGTCGATCTGGGCACCGGTATCGAGACGGCGCTTGCGCAGATCATGGCCGAGGAGCTGGATCTGTCGATGTCGCAGGTGCGCATCGTGCTGGGGGATACCGCGACAACCCCCAATCAAGGTCCGACGATCGCCTCGGAGACGATTCAGGTCGCGGCATGGCCGCTGCGCCGCGCGGCGGCCCAGCTGCGCCAGTTTCTGGCAGGCGAGGGCGCACGTCAGCTGAATGCGCCCGTGGCCGAGGTGGTCACCCGTGACGGCGCCGTGATCTGGGGCGACCGGTCGATCTCTTATGCCCGGATCGTCGCGGGGCGCGACACGGTGATGCGGCTCGACCCCGAGATCCCCGTCAAGGCGCCCTCGGAATACCGGCTGGTGGGCCAGCCCGTGCGGCGGCGCGATCTACCGCAAAAAGTGCGGGGCGATTTTACCTATATTCAGGATTTCAAGCTGGCGGGGATGGTGCATGGCCATGTCATCCGCCCGCCCTATGCGGGGCGCGATAGCGGCGAGTTTGTGGGCCGCAGCCTGATCTCCTATGACGAGGCGGCCATCGCGGGCCACGCCGGTTTTATCGCCGTGGTGCGGCAGGGCGATTTTCTGGCCGTTGTGGCCGAGACCGCGCCGCAGGCGAAGGATCTGGCCGAGGCGCTGCCGGTGCGCTGGCGCGCGCCGCCCGTTGGTCCGCAGACAGGTGATCTGGCCAGTGCGCTGAAAGAGGCGCCGTCCACGCCGCGGCGGCTGGACGAGAGCGGCGATTTCAGCAAGGGGCTTGCCGAGAGCGACAGGAGCTTCAGCCGCCGCTATGTCTGGCCCTACCATCTGCACGGGTCCATGGGGCCATCCTGTGCCGTGGCCGACTGGAATGACGGAAAGCCAATTATCTGGTCGGGCACCCAGAACCCGCATATGCTGCAGGGCGATCTGGGGGTTCTGACAGGGCTCGACCCCGCCACTATCGAGATCCGCCGTTTGCAGGCGGCGGGCTGCTATGGCCGCAACTGTGCCGATGATGTCTGTGGCGATGCGTTATTACTGGCGCGCGCCTTGGGGCGGCCGGTGCGGGTGCAGCTGACCCGTGCGCAGGAACATATGTGGGAGCCGCGCGGTGCGGCGCAGCTGATGGAGGTCGAGGGTGGCTTGAAGGCGGGCAGCCTGCATGCCTATGCGCTCGATACATGGTATCCCTCCAATCGCGGCCCGAATCTCTCGCTGCTGTTGACGGGGATGATCACCCCCGAGCCGCGCCCCTCCGATATGGGCGACCGGACCATCATCCCGCCCTATGAGGTGCCCAACAAGCGGATCACAGTGCATGACATGGCGCCGCTGGTGCGCGCGGCATGGATGCGCGGTGTCTCGGCGCTGCCCAATACCTTCGCCCATGAATCCTTCATGGACGAGATGGCCTATGAGGCGGGCGAGGATCCTGTCGCGTTCCGCCTGCGCCATCTGGAGGATCCGCGCGCCCGCAGCCTGATCCAGCGCACCGCCGAGGAGGCGGGCTGGGAGCCTAAACAGGGGCCGCAGCTGCGCCGCGAGGGGCGCATGGCCTATGGGCGCGGCTTTGCCTATGCCGCCTATGTGCATGGCACTTTCCCCGGCACGGCGGCGGCCTCGGCGGTCTGGGTCTGTGATGTGGCGGTAGACGTGGTCACTGGCGAGGTGACGCTGTCGCGGGTGCTGGTGGGCCAGGATCAGGGGCTGGTCATCAACCCCGAGGGCGTGAAGGCGCAGATCCATGGGAATGTGATGCAGACCACCAGCCGCGTGCTGCAGGAGGAGGTCTCTTTCGAGGCCATAGCCCCCGTGCCGCAAAGCTGGGCCAATTATCCGATGCAGAGTTTCGACAAGCTGCCCGAGGTGCGCTCGGTGCTGATCGAGCGGCCCGAGGATCCGGCATTGGGGGTGGGCGAAAGCGCCGCCGTTCCGGCCGCCGCTGCCATCGCCAACGCGATTTTCGACGCAACCGGCCTGCGTCTGCGCGAGGCGCCCTTTACCCCCGATCGCGTGCGTGCGGGGCTGGAGGCCCTGCCGCAGGGCCAGCGCGAGCTGCTGGGGCTCGCGGCCCCTGCCGCAAGACCGCAGCCTCCGGTCAGACGTTTTGCCAAGATCGGGGCCACGCTTGCAGCCTCGGTGGCGGGGGTGATGACGCTCGGGGCCGTGGCGATGCCGATGGCCCGCGCCATCCCGCCGCAGGCGGCACCGCCTGCCTCGTCCTTCTCCGAAGATCTCATCGCGCAAGGCGCGCAGGTCTTTGCGGCGGGCGATTGTGCGGTCTGTCATACGGCGGAAGGGGGGCTGCCCAATACCGGCGGCCGCGCCATGGAGACGCCCTTTGGCACGGTCTATACCACCAATCTGACCCCTGATCCCGAGACGGGGCTGGGCAACTGGTCCTTTGCCGCCTTTGACCGTGCGATGCGCAAGGGCATCTCGCGCGAGGGGCATAACCTCTATCCTGCCTTCCCCTATACGGCCTTCGCCAAGATCACGCCTGACGATATGTTCGCGCTTTACGCCTATCTGCAGACGCTACCGGCGCAGAAGGCAGAGGTGCCCAAGGCGCAGATGCTGGCACCGGTCAACCTGCGCCCTGTCAATGCGGTCTGGAACGCGCTCTATCTGGACCCCGCGCCGTTCAAAGCCGATCCGGCGCAGTCCGCGGACTGGAACCGCGGGAAATATCTGGTGGAGGGGGCGGGCCATTGCTCGGCCTGCCACAGCCCGCGCGATCTGTTGGGGGGCGAGGCCAAGGGCACCAAGGCGCTGAGCGGCGCCGAGGTGGATGGCTGGTATGCCCCGCCTCTTGCGGGTGCGAACCGCGGCTGGGACGAGGCGAGCCTTTACGCCTATCTGCGGGGCGGCCATGCGGCGGGGCTGGCGAGCGCCTCGGGTCCGATGGGCGAGGTGGTGGAGAGCCTGACCGCGCTGCCCGATACCGACATCAAAGCCATGGCGACATATCTGGCCGATATTGCGGGGCCGGCAAGGCCTGCGCCCGATATGAAGGCCCAACTGGCGCCCGAGATGGCCGCAGGCCCGTCGGCTGTGCTCTTCCGCTCGGCCTGTGCCAGCTGCCACACACCCGGTCTTGAAGGCGGGCTGACCGCGGCGCAGGTGGATCTGTCGCACTCGATGGCGATCCGCGCGCCTTCGCGCAAGCCGCTGGAAACCGTGATCCATGGCGGGATCGAGGCACCGCTGTCATTGCCGCTGCGCGATATGCCCGCCTTCGGGGGCGAGCTGTCCACAGAGCAGATCACCGGACTTGCCGATTATCTGCGCGCGCGGTTTGCACCCAATCTCGCGCCATGGACACCCTGA
- a CDS encoding FAD-dependent monooxygenase, whose amino-acid sequence MSTTEQIDIAVIGAGLGGAAAAALLDNAGFTAHCFEQAPEFTRLGAGIHIGPNVMKIFRQIGLEDTLAKIGSHPSHWFSRDGNTGEYLSEIPLGDYALKEYGAPYITIHRGDMHAVQIEALDQSRVHFDHRLEDLEERDDHVLLTFANGKKVEAKLVIGADGINSKIRERLLGVEKPRFSGWVGHRALVNMDKLRATGLEYERCVKWWWEHSRHIMAYATKNDGSEYYYVTGVPVDAWEHETSFVDSSREEMEAIFGGSHKMVQGLIDATETVTKWPFWNRDPMGLWSRGRLVMLGDACHPMRPHMAQGACMAIEDAAVLTRCLVETGTEDYATAFKLYENTRKERATKVQTISNANTWLKNPEDPAWVYAYDPLTVELG is encoded by the coding sequence ATGAGCACCACCGAACAGATCGACATTGCCGTCATCGGTGCGGGCCTCGGCGGGGCAGCCGCTGCAGCGCTTCTGGATAATGCGGGGTTCACCGCCCATTGCTTCGAGCAGGCGCCCGAATTCACCCGTCTCGGTGCGGGTATCCATATCGGCCCCAATGTCATGAAGATCTTCCGCCAGATCGGGCTGGAGGACACGCTTGCCAAGATCGGCTCGCATCCCTCGCACTGGTTCTCGCGCGACGGGAATACGGGCGAATATCTCTCGGAGATCCCGCTGGGCGACTATGCGCTGAAGGAATATGGCGCGCCCTATATCACCATCCACCGCGGCGACATGCATGCCGTGCAGATCGAGGCGCTGGACCAGAGCCGCGTGCATTTCGACCACCGTCTGGAGGATCTCGAGGAACGTGACGATCATGTTCTTCTGACCTTCGCCAACGGTAAAAAGGTCGAGGCTAAGCTGGTGATCGGGGCCGACGGGATCAACTCCAAGATCCGCGAGCGACTGCTGGGCGTCGAGAAGCCGCGTTTCTCGGGCTGGGTCGGGCATCGGGCGCTGGTCAATATGGACAAACTGCGCGCGACGGGTCTGGAATACGAGCGCTGCGTGAAATGGTGGTGGGAGCATTCGCGCCATATCATGGCCTATGCTACCAAGAACGACGGTTCAGAATATTACTATGTGACCGGCGTTCCGGTCGATGCCTGGGAACACGAGACCTCCTTCGTCGATAGCTCGCGCGAGGAGATGGAGGCGATCTTCGGCGGTTCGCACAAGATGGTGCAGGGGCTGATCGACGCAACCGAGACGGTGACCAAATGGCCGTTCTGGAACCGCGACCCGATGGGCCTGTGGTCGCGCGGGCGTCTGGTGATGCTGGGCGATGCGTGCCATCCGATGCGCCCGCATATGGCGCAGGGCGCGTGCATGGCGATCGAAGATGCCGCCGTGCTGACGCGCTGTCTGGTCGAGACCGGCACCGAGGATTACGCGACCGCGTTCAAGCTTTACGAAAATACCCGCAAGGAACGCGCCACCAAGGTGCAGACCATCTCCAATGCCAATACATGGTTGAAAAACCCCGAAGATCCGGCATGGGTATATGCCTATGACCCGCTAACGGTCGAACTGGGCTGA